The Aequorivita sublithincola DSM 14238 genome window below encodes:
- a CDS encoding putative toxin-antitoxin system toxin component, PIN family → MSKKIIVDTNLWISFLITKKYQTLKKLIISNDIIILFSTQSISEFWDVSRRPHFKKFFSLEDVNILFAVFKVYGIQIKPTSNLKICRDEKDNFLLNLAVDGKADYLITGDNDLLLLKEIGKTNILTYSEFETEMEKI, encoded by the coding sequence ATGAGCAAGAAAATAATCGTTGATACCAACTTATGGATAAGTTTTTTAATAACCAAAAAGTATCAAACTCTTAAAAAGCTTATTATTTCCAACGATATAATCATACTTTTTTCCACCCAATCCATATCGGAATTTTGGGATGTTTCTCGTAGACCACATTTCAAAAAATTCTTTTCATTAGAAGATGTAAATATTTTGTTTGCTGTTTTTAAAGTATACGGTATTCAAATAAAACCAACTTCTAATTTAAAAATTTGTCGTGACGAAAAGGATAATTTTCTATTGAATTTAGCTGTTGATGGCAAAGCAGATTATCTAATTACTGGCGATAATGACCTATTATTGCTCAAAGAAATAGGAAAAACCAATATCTTAACTTATTCTGAATTTGAGACCGAAATGGAAAAAATATAA
- a CDS encoding PIG-L family deacetylase: MQKSILLRLLFLFFTIAATAQTPQKSSTSEIFHNLQKLNFVGSALYIAAHPDDENTRLISYLVNDVHANTAYLSLTRGDGGQNLVGPELRELLGVIRTQELLAARRTDGGQQFFTRANDFGYSKNPDETFTFWNRDDVLSDVVRTIRKFKPDVIVNRFDHRSPGSTHGHHTASAMLSVEAFDLVNNASKFPKSAEEYGVWKPQRLFFNTSWWFYGSQEKFEKANKSNLVSVETGNYFPELGLSNGEIASLSRSMHKSQGFGSTGSRGTETEYLELLEGSKPSDNNLFEGINTKWSRLDGGSAIGAILNPLEENFNYKNPSEMLPQLLKAYSLVSNLKDEHWRNIKLKQLDQLILDCGGIFIEAASEANSINPNENFKVNIEAINRGKADVVLKSVKNSDGKILWNEAATLPFNKAEKLEITVNSGTHDPKYSSPYWLNEKGTVGMYVAQEELIGLPETPPLEQLVFELQFENTTIPFTKSIIYKFNDPVKGEVYRPLEVLPEVTASIAEKVLIFASNDAETVSVIVRAGKDTIFGNVSLQHPQGWKVEPAQQAFQLERNGETKTFNFTVTPPSGQSEGYLKAIVSAEGKVFDKELVVIDYEHIPYQSVLLPSEAKVAKIDIQKKGQNIGYINGAGDAIPESLKQIGYIVTTIEPSNISEENLKNFDAIVVGIRAYNTVPELAFVQPILNKYVENGGTMIVQYNTSRGLITENLAPYDLKLSRDRVTDEFSEIKFLAPENPLLNTPNKITQKDFEGWVQERGLYFPDEWAKEFTPILGMKDKGESQTKGSLLVAKYGRGYYIYTGLSFFRELPAGVSGAYRLFANMLSVGK, from the coding sequence ATGCAAAAATCAATTCTTTTAAGGCTACTATTTTTATTTTTTACAATAGCAGCCACCGCACAAACTCCTCAAAAATCGTCAACTTCAGAAATTTTCCACAACCTTCAAAAGCTAAATTTTGTAGGTTCTGCCCTTTATATTGCCGCCCATCCTGATGATGAAAATACGCGGCTCATTTCCTATTTGGTAAACGATGTTCACGCAAATACCGCCTATCTTTCACTCACTCGTGGCGATGGCGGACAAAACTTAGTTGGTCCAGAACTACGAGAACTTTTGGGTGTAATTCGCACTCAGGAATTGCTTGCAGCTCGCAGAACAGACGGCGGTCAGCAGTTTTTTACCCGTGCCAATGATTTTGGTTACAGCAAAAATCCAGATGAAACATTTACTTTTTGGAATCGTGACGATGTTTTAAGTGATGTGGTTAGAACCATTCGAAAATTTAAACCAGATGTTATCGTAAACCGCTTTGATCATCGCAGTCCTGGTAGCACTCACGGTCATCACACTGCTTCAGCAATGTTGAGTGTTGAAGCTTTTGATTTGGTCAATAATGCTTCAAAATTTCCAAAATCTGCTGAAGAATACGGCGTTTGGAAACCACAACGACTTTTTTTTAATACTTCATGGTGGTTTTACGGAAGTCAAGAAAAATTTGAAAAAGCGAACAAATCAAACCTAGTTTCGGTTGAAACTGGAAATTATTTTCCTGAGCTTGGTTTATCAAATGGCGAAATTGCTTCACTTAGTCGAAGTATGCACAAATCGCAAGGTTTTGGCAGCACAGGTTCCCGCGGCACCGAAACTGAGTATCTGGAATTGCTAGAAGGAAGTAAACCTTCAGACAACAATCTATTTGAAGGCATAAACACCAAGTGGTCAAGGCTTGATGGCGGAAGTGCAATTGGAGCGATTTTGAATCCGTTGGAAGAAAATTTCAACTATAAAAATCCTTCTGAAATGCTTCCACAGTTGTTGAAAGCCTATTCTTTAGTTTCAAATTTGAAGGATGAACACTGGCGAAATATAAAACTGAAACAACTAGATCAACTTATTTTAGATTGTGGCGGAATCTTTATTGAAGCGGCTTCCGAAGCAAATTCAATCAATCCAAACGAAAATTTCAAAGTAAATATTGAAGCCATAAACCGTGGAAAAGCAGATGTTGTTTTAAAATCGGTTAAAAATTCTGACGGTAAAATTCTTTGGAATGAAGCTGCAACACTTCCTTTTAATAAAGCTGAAAAACTAGAAATTACAGTTAATTCAGGAACTCACGATCCAAAATATTCTTCGCCTTATTGGTTGAATGAAAAAGGAACCGTTGGAATGTACGTTGCGCAAGAAGAACTGATAGGCCTTCCTGAAACCCCGCCGTTAGAGCAATTGGTTTTCGAACTTCAATTTGAAAACACCACAATTCCTTTCACAAAAAGCATAATTTATAAATTCAACGATCCCGTAAAAGGCGAAGTTTACCGCCCGTTGGAAGTGCTCCCTGAAGTTACGGCTTCCATCGCAGAAAAAGTTTTAATTTTCGCTAGTAATGATGCTGAAACTGTTTCAGTAATTGTCCGCGCTGGAAAAGACACTATTTTTGGAAATGTGAGTCTGCAACATCCCCAAGGCTGGAAGGTTGAACCTGCGCAACAAGCGTTTCAACTTGAAAGAAACGGTGAGACGAAAACCTTCAACTTTACGGTTACGCCACCAAGCGGACAAAGCGAGGGATATTTAAAGGCAATTGTAAGCGCTGAAGGAAAAGTTTTTGATAAAGAATTGGTTGTAATAGATTACGAGCACATTCCATATCAAAGTGTTTTGTTGCCTTCGGAAGCAAAAGTGGCGAAGATTGATATTCAGAAAAAAGGACAAAATATTGGTTATATAAACGGCGCTGGAGATGCAATTCCCGAAAGTTTGAAGCAAATTGGTTATATAGTAACCACTATTGAGCCTTCAAATATTTCAGAAGAAAATCTTAAGAATTTTGATGCTATTGTTGTTGGAATCCGCGCATACAATACAGTTCCCGAACTTGCGTTTGTGCAACCAATTCTGAATAAATATGTTGAAAACGGCGGAACAATGATTGTTCAGTACAATACAAGCCGAGGATTGATTACTGAGAATCTTGCGCCTTACGACCTAAAACTATCCCGCGACCGCGTAACCGATGAATTTTCAGAAATCAAATTTCTCGCTCCAGAAAATCCACTTTTAAATACACCAAACAAAATCACTCAAAAAGATTTTGAAGGTTGGGTGCAGGAACGCGGATTATACTTTCCAGATGAATGGGCAAAGGAGTTTACGCCAATCCTTGGAATGAAAGACAAGGGTGAATCGCAAACAAAAGGATCACTTCTAGTAGCCAAATACGGAAGAGGGTATTATATTTATACGGGATTGAGCTTTTTCCGTGAACTTCCAGCTGGCGTTTCAGGAGCTTATAGGTTGTTTGCGAATATGCTTTCTGTGGGAAAATAA
- a CDS encoding mechanosensitive ion channel domain-containing protein: MINLKEFYPELIESTILVLVLMLLRLILKRTVRNFAKKIERLEHRTGLIMKHVNFAIFFLLVFGFILIWGVDFRNLGVVMSSVFAVIGIAFFAQWSILSNITSGVIMFFTFPYKIGDYIKIHDKEMPCEGIIEDIKTFHIILHTTTNEIITYPNSMMLQKGVSIIKPEEFYEQQHELDKNKEKLTHD; encoded by the coding sequence ATGATAAATCTTAAAGAATTTTACCCAGAATTGATTGAATCTACGATTCTAGTTCTGGTTTTAATGTTACTTCGATTAATTCTGAAGCGAACGGTTCGAAACTTCGCAAAAAAAATAGAACGACTGGAACATCGTACGGGTTTGATTATGAAACATGTAAATTTTGCAATCTTTTTTCTACTAGTTTTCGGCTTTATATTAATTTGGGGTGTTGATTTCAGGAATTTGGGCGTTGTAATGTCCTCCGTTTTTGCTGTAATTGGAATTGCATTTTTTGCACAATGGTCCATTTTAAGCAACATTACGAGCGGCGTGATTATGTTTTTCACCTTTCCATACAAAATAGGTGATTACATTAAAATTCACGATAAAGAAATGCCTTGTGAAGGTATTATTGAAGACATAAAAACCTTTCACATTATTCTTCACACCACAACAAACGAGATTATTACCTATCCAAATAGTATGATGCTTCAAAAAGGCGTGAGCATTATTAAACCTGAAGAATTTTATGAACAGCAGCACGAGCTTGATAAAAATAAGGAAAAACTAACGCACGATTAA
- a CDS encoding Maf family nucleotide pyrophosphatase, translating into MLREKLKNYNIILASASPRRQAFFKELDLGYTIQVKEVNEIYDTNLTHSKITDYLSQLKASVFVDLNENDILITSDTIVWKDEKALGKPKDFEEAEKMLQNLSGQMHEVITSVCFTSKDFQKTVNDVTKVWFKPLSDEEIDYYLKNYKPFDKAGSYGIQEWIGYIGIEKIEGCYFNVMGLPTRLVYKTLTEIANR; encoded by the coding sequence ATGCTTCGCGAAAAATTAAAAAATTACAATATCATTCTCGCTTCTGCTTCTCCGAGAAGACAAGCTTTTTTTAAGGAACTGGATTTGGGTTATACAATTCAAGTAAAAGAGGTTAACGAAATTTACGATACAAATTTAACTCACTCGAAAATAACTGATTATCTTTCTCAACTTAAAGCATCAGTTTTCGTTGATTTGAATGAAAATGATATCCTTATAACTAGCGATACCATAGTTTGGAAAGACGAAAAAGCCCTTGGAAAGCCTAAAGATTTTGAAGAAGCTGAGAAGATGCTTCAAAACTTGAGTGGACAAATGCACGAGGTTATTACTTCGGTCTGTTTTACTTCAAAAGACTTTCAGAAAACAGTGAACGATGTTACTAAAGTTTGGTTTAAACCGCTTTCTGACGAAGAGATTGATTATTACTTAAAAAACTACAAACCATTTGACAAAGCTGGAAGCTACGGTATTCAAGAGTGGATTGGTTACATCGGAATCGAAAAAATTGAAGGATGTTATTTCAATGTGATGGGATTGCCAACGAGACTTGTTTATAAAACGTTAACCGAGATTGCCAACCGTTGA
- a CDS encoding geranylgeranylglycerol-phosphate geranylgeranyltransferase has product MNYLNLIRYQNLLFITLVQIFIKYGLFPAFGVDSTLNTFSFTLLVIATLCIAAAGNIINDIYDVEIDKINKPTKVLIGKKVSESNANPLYIILNVVGVAIGFYLSNSIGKSGFSALFVVFSALLYLYASYLKGMFLVGNLLVSGLVAMSLIIVPLFDLLPAITLENQAVQSAVFKIVLYYALFAFSINFIREIVKDLQDINGDKKGGMNTLAIALGRKRTMKIVFTLAVIMILGIVIYMYEFLYNQQILMLYFLFAIVAPLLYFCVKAWDAETPKQYKLLSMLLKIIMFLGICSIPLYLITIY; this is encoded by the coding sequence TTGAACTACCTCAACCTCATCCGCTACCAAAACCTACTGTTTATAACTCTGGTCCAAATTTTTATAAAATACGGACTTTTTCCAGCTTTTGGCGTTGACTCTACTTTAAATACTTTCAGTTTCACATTGCTTGTTATAGCAACGCTTTGCATCGCTGCAGCAGGAAATATTATCAACGATATTTACGACGTTGAAATTGATAAAATCAACAAACCAACGAAAGTTTTAATAGGCAAAAAGGTTTCAGAAAGCAATGCGAATCCCTTGTATATAATTCTGAATGTAGTTGGAGTCGCAATTGGATTTTATCTTTCAAATAGCATCGGAAAGTCAGGTTTTTCGGCTTTGTTCGTCGTTTTTTCTGCGTTGCTTTATTTGTATGCTTCCTATTTAAAAGGCATGTTTTTAGTCGGTAATCTTTTGGTTTCTGGTTTGGTGGCGATGAGCCTAATAATAGTCCCGCTTTTTGATTTGCTGCCAGCAATTACCTTGGAAAATCAAGCTGTACAATCTGCGGTTTTCAAAATTGTGTTGTACTATGCACTATTCGCGTTTTCTATAAATTTTATCAGAGAAATAGTTAAGGATTTACAAGACATAAACGGCGATAAAAAAGGCGGAATGAATACGCTAGCCATTGCATTGGGAAGAAAAAGAACTATGAAGATTGTTTTCACTTTAGCTGTAATAATGATTTTGGGTATTGTGATTTATATGTATGAATTTCTGTACAATCAGCAAATTTTAATGCTTTATTTTCTTTTTGCCATTGTTGCGCCACTACTCTATTTTTGTGTAAAAGCTTGGGACGCCGAAACACCGAAACAATACAAATTACTTTCCATGCTTTTGAAAATCATAATGTTTTTGGGAATATGCTCCATTCCACTTTATTTAATTACAATTTATTAG
- a CDS encoding KdsC family phosphatase, with product MEKSYKEYLKHITTFVFDIDGVLTDGTIQVNTQGEMFRTMNIKDGYVLKAAVEQGYHVCIISGGTNEGVRVRLHNLGIKDIFLGAHHKTKILEDYIKTNNLKRENILYMGDDIPDYEIMQEVGLPTCPQDAVPEIKAISKYVSHKKGGKGCVRDVIEQVMKVQGKWMVQKDVSAKYD from the coding sequence ATGGAAAAAAGCTATAAAGAATACCTAAAACACATAACCACCTTCGTCTTTGATATTGACGGCGTTCTAACCGACGGAACCATCCAGGTAAACACCCAAGGTGAAATGTTTAGAACAATGAACATCAAAGACGGCTATGTTTTAAAAGCCGCTGTAGAACAGGGTTATCACGTTTGCATAATTTCTGGTGGAACAAACGAAGGCGTTCGCGTACGACTTCATAACTTAGGGATAAAGGACATCTTTTTAGGCGCGCATCACAAAACCAAAATCTTGGAAGACTACATAAAAACGAACAACCTAAAACGCGAAAATATCCTCTATATGGGCGATGATATTCCTGATTATGAAATTATGCAAGAAGTAGGTTTACCAACCTGCCCACAAGATGCCGTACCGGAAATTAAAGCCATTTCAAAATACGTTTCCCACAAAAAAGGCGGTAAAGGTTGTGTTCGCGATGTGATTGAACAGGTTATGAAAGTTCAGGGAAAATGGATGGTTCAGAAGGACGTGAGCGCTAAATACGACTAG
- a CDS encoding Rossmann-like and DUF2520 domain-containing protein — MINVVFLGFGNVNSHLFTTLHKSNQITVKQVFNRNYIKMISPFEKIPFTDDISKVEAADVYIIGIPDDAILSFSEALSFQNKLVVHTSGGVAMNVLSSKNRRGIFYPLQTFSKQRAVDFKDVPICIEAENSNDLELLRSLGETISEKVVEISSEKRAKLHLAAVFVNNFTNYLYEIGSEILKQEDLPFNLLKPLIIETASKIETLSPQEAQTGPAKRNDVRTIEKHLHLLGDSQYRKFYELFTEELKQNYGKKL; from the coding sequence ATGATAAATGTAGTTTTTTTAGGTTTTGGGAATGTGAATAGTCATTTATTTACTACTTTACATAAAAGCAACCAAATAACTGTAAAACAGGTTTTTAATCGAAATTATATAAAAATGATTTCTCCTTTTGAAAAAATTCCTTTTACAGATGACATTTCAAAAGTTGAAGCTGCGGACGTTTATATTATTGGAATTCCTGATGATGCCATTTTGAGTTTTTCTGAGGCATTATCCTTTCAGAATAAATTAGTTGTTCACACTTCTGGCGGAGTTGCAATGAATGTACTTTCGTCAAAAAACCGACGTGGTATATTTTATCCATTACAGACTTTTTCAAAACAACGCGCAGTAGATTTTAAAGATGTTCCTATTTGCATTGAAGCTGAAAACTCAAATGATTTGGAATTGTTGCGAAGTTTGGGAGAAACAATTTCAGAAAAAGTTGTCGAAATTTCTTCAGAAAAAAGAGCAAAGCTTCATTTAGCTGCGGTTTTTGTGAATAATTTTACAAATTATTTATATGAAATAGGAAGCGAAATATTGAAGCAAGAAGATTTACCGTTTAATTTGCTAAAGCCGCTCATTATAGAAACCGCTTCAAAAATTGAAACGCTATCGCCTCAAGAAGCTCAGACCGGGCCCGCAAAGCGTAATGATGTTAGAACCATTGAAAAACATTTACATTTGTTGGGCGACAGTCAATACCGAAAATTTTACGAACTGTTTACGGAAGAACTAAAGCAGAATTATGGAAAAAAGCTATAA
- a CDS encoding Crp/Fnr family transcriptional regulator, whose product MILENLLLEYGATLENRDASEVILSEKKRADFYFQIKTGEVKMYNLNEQGKEFVQGIFYDGESFGEPPLFADFKYPASAAAVKPTKLYKLSKTKLFELLTHNPEINLKFTKALAKRLYYKATILKEISVHPPEHRILALIDFLKRKYGSEDLFQVELTRQQIADLTGQRVETVIRAIKQLEQDGELKLIKHKVFR is encoded by the coding sequence ATGATTTTAGAAAATTTATTGTTGGAGTACGGTGCAACTCTTGAAAACAGAGATGCTTCCGAAGTTATTCTTTCAGAAAAAAAGCGTGCAGACTTCTATTTTCAGATAAAAACTGGGGAAGTGAAAATGTATAATTTGAATGAACAGGGAAAGGAATTTGTGCAAGGAATTTTTTATGATGGCGAAAGTTTTGGCGAACCACCATTATTTGCAGATTTCAAATATCCAGCTTCGGCAGCGGCGGTAAAGCCTACAAAACTTTACAAACTGAGCAAAACCAAGTTGTTCGAATTGCTTACTCACAATCCAGAAATAAATTTAAAGTTCACAAAAGCACTTGCCAAAAGACTTTATTACAAAGCCACTATTTTAAAGGAAATATCCGTTCATCCACCAGAACACCGCATTCTGGCGTTGATCGATTTTTTAAAGCGTAAATACGGTTCCGAAGATCTTTTTCAAGTGGAATTGACTCGTCAGCAAATTGCAGATTTAACCGGACAGCGCGTTGAAACTGTAATCCGAGCAATAAAGCAGCTTGAGCAGGACGGCGAATTAAAACTGATAAAGCACAAGGTGTTTCGTTAA
- a CDS encoding group III truncated hemoglobin: MTKKKIESREEVSLLVRTFYSKVRKDDLLGPIFNGIITDWETHLELLTDFWETNLFFARKYFGNPMHAHIEVDKKVGGTINELHFGTWINLWHETINELFEGETAEIAKNRARNMGTFIHLNVFNARGEGAKKEE; the protein is encoded by the coding sequence ATGACCAAAAAGAAAATTGAATCCCGCGAAGAAGTGTCTTTGCTCGTTAGAACGTTCTATTCAAAAGTGAGGAAAGACGATCTTCTCGGGCCTATTTTCAACGGAATTATTACCGATTGGGAAACCCACCTTGAACTTCTTACCGATTTCTGGGAAACCAATTTGTTTTTTGCACGTAAATACTTCGGAAACCCAATGCACGCCCATATTGAAGTAGATAAAAAAGTTGGTGGCACCATTAATGAACTTCACTTTGGCACTTGGATAAATCTTTGGCACGAAACAATCAATGAGCTTTTTGAAGGCGAAACTGCCGAAATTGCAAAAAACCGCGCTCGGAACATGGGAACTTTTATTCATCTGAATGTTTTCAACGCCCGCGGAGAGGGTGCTAAAAAGGAAGAATAG
- the ccsA gene encoding cytochrome c biogenesis protein CcsA, whose amino-acid sequence MQKKIASVLFSTRLTAVLFIVFAVAMAAGTFMDADSQSPPTPYTRELIYNAWWFEGIMLLFMINFLGNIFRYNLHKRKMWASLMLHLAFILVIVGAFVTRYIGFEGVMHIREGQTENTILSEQTYLDVFIDGDYIVDGVAQRRKLQPKKLRLSEKLNNNFSINTDYNGQPVTIKFKDYISGAKEGLTKAEDGEEYLKIVESGDGERHDHWVKVGEVTDIHNILFAINKPTEGAINITYTEDGNYTISSPFEGNYLRMADQVEGKVAADSVQPFNLRSLYRMGGMAFVVPEPITKGEYGVVRTEAGEPANQDALILEITSKDETKTVELLGGKGTPINPKETEIAGLKVYMGYGSESIDLPFSITLNKFIAEKYPGTEKGYSSFKSKVTVIDEDKTHFDSDIFMNNVLDHNGYRFFQSGFDPDEGGTILSVNHDWWGTWITYIGYFFLYIGMMGILFFNGSRFKNLEKILNRIKKKKANMTMLLVLFVSLSGMAQVAKAPAHTTVPKQKIDSLILANAVSKEHAAKFGHLIIQDNGRMKPINTFASELLRKISRSDSYEGLDANQVFISMTEFPRLWVEVPLIALKWQNDSIRHIAGVPNEQDDIALLDFFDEKGNYKLEPYLEAATRTNTPNQFQKDFIKAHENFSLLNAALSGSILKIFPIPEDPGNKWVSYPELNEANLKGMDSLYAKNILPLYFDSLKKARETGDYKQSDEFLESITNFQKKYGAEVMPSENKLRAETIYNKADIFNRLYKYFTVFGILMMVFIIAQLFNDRKILRRLISASKIIMWVLFAAMTLGLALRWYVSGHAPWSDAYESVVYVAWATIFFGLAFGRRSDLTVAATAFAGAIILWVAHENWLDPSIANLQPVLDSYWLMIHVAVIVMSYGPFTLGLILAAVSLFLMIFTTKGNYKKMEINISELTVVTEMALTVGLVLLTIGNFLGGQWANESWGRYWGWDPKETWALISIMIYAFVIHARLVPGLRGRWTFNVLAMFAYSSIMMTYFGVNFYLSGLHSYASGNAPATPTFVWWIALFAVILSVVSYFRYKKFYGKKSKPKKKAIE is encoded by the coding sequence ATGCAAAAAAAGATTGCTTCCGTTCTTTTCTCCACTCGTTTAACTGCCGTTTTATTCATCGTTTTTGCAGTCGCAATGGCCGCAGGAACTTTTATGGATGCAGATTCGCAAAGTCCACCAACACCTTACACTAGAGAACTTATATACAATGCCTGGTGGTTTGAAGGGATTATGTTACTTTTCATGATTAACTTCTTAGGAAATATTTTCAGATATAATCTTCACAAACGTAAAATGTGGGCTTCATTGATGCTGCATTTGGCGTTTATATTAGTAATTGTAGGAGCTTTCGTTACCCGCTATATAGGCTTTGAAGGAGTTATGCACATTCGCGAAGGACAAACCGAAAATACCATTCTTTCAGAACAAACCTACCTAGATGTTTTCATAGATGGCGATTACATTGTTGATGGAGTTGCACAACGCAGAAAATTACAACCAAAGAAACTCAGACTTTCTGAAAAGTTAAACAATAATTTCAGCATTAATACAGATTACAACGGTCAACCTGTAACTATTAAATTCAAAGACTACATTAGCGGTGCTAAAGAAGGATTAACAAAAGCTGAAGATGGTGAAGAATACCTTAAAATAGTAGAGTCTGGTGATGGTGAACGTCACGATCATTGGGTGAAAGTTGGTGAAGTTACAGATATTCATAATATTCTTTTCGCAATCAATAAACCTACTGAAGGCGCAATAAATATTACTTACACTGAAGATGGAAACTACACTATTTCCAGTCCTTTCGAAGGAAATTATCTACGAATGGCAGATCAAGTGGAAGGCAAAGTTGCTGCAGATAGTGTACAGCCATTTAATCTACGTTCCCTTTATCGAATGGGCGGAATGGCATTTGTTGTGCCAGAGCCTATTACAAAAGGAGAATATGGCGTTGTGAGAACCGAAGCTGGCGAACCTGCAAACCAAGATGCATTAATTCTTGAAATAACTTCAAAAGACGAAACTAAAACCGTAGAACTTCTTGGCGGAAAAGGTACACCAATCAATCCAAAAGAAACTGAAATAGCTGGACTGAAAGTATATATGGGTTACGGTTCTGAAAGTATCGATCTACCTTTTAGCATTACATTAAATAAATTTATTGCGGAAAAGTATCCGGGTACCGAGAAAGGTTATTCTTCTTTCAAAAGTAAAGTGACTGTTATTGATGAAGACAAAACACATTTTGATTCAGATATTTTTATGAATAACGTGTTAGACCATAATGGTTATCGTTTTTTCCAGTCAGGTTTTGACCCTGATGAAGGTGGAACTATTCTTTCTGTAAACCACGACTGGTGGGGAACTTGGATTACTTATATCGGGTATTTTTTCCTGTATATTGGAATGATGGGAATACTATTCTTTAATGGTAGCCGTTTCAAAAATCTTGAAAAGATACTCAATCGTATCAAGAAAAAGAAAGCTAATATGACGATGCTCCTCGTGTTATTTGTATCTCTTTCGGGAATGGCGCAAGTAGCCAAGGCACCAGCACACACAACGGTTCCCAAACAAAAAATAGATTCGTTGATACTAGCCAATGCAGTTAGTAAGGAACACGCAGCAAAATTTGGTCATTTGATAATTCAAGATAACGGTCGGATGAAGCCTATCAACACTTTCGCAAGTGAATTATTACGGAAAATTAGTAGAAGCGATAGTTATGAAGGTCTAGATGCCAACCAAGTCTTTATCTCGATGACAGAGTTTCCAAGACTTTGGGTTGAAGTTCCTTTAATTGCCTTAAAATGGCAGAACGACAGCATCCGCCATATAGCAGGAGTTCCAAACGAACAAGATGATATTGCTTTATTGGACTTTTTTGATGAAAAAGGAAATTATAAGTTAGAGCCTTATTTGGAAGCAGCCACAAGAACCAATACACCCAATCAGTTTCAAAAGGATTTTATAAAGGCCCACGAAAACTTTTCACTTTTGAATGCTGCACTTAGTGGAAGCATCCTAAAAATATTCCCAATTCCAGAAGATCCAGGTAATAAATGGGTTTCGTACCCTGAACTAAATGAAGCCAATTTAAAAGGAATGGATTCGCTTTATGCGAAAAATATTCTTCCTTTATATTTCGATAGTTTGAAAAAAGCCAGAGAAACGGGTGATTACAAGCAATCTGATGAATTTTTGGAAAGCATCACCAACTTTCAGAAAAAATATGGAGCCGAAGTAATGCCTTCAGAAAATAAGCTTCGCGCAGAAACTATATACAATAAAGCAGATATTTTCAACAGACTTTATAAATACTTCACCGTCTTCGGAATTTTGATGATGGTGTTTATTATTGCACAACTTTTTAATGACCGAAAAATACTTCGCAGACTTATTTCAGCCTCTAAAATTATAATGTGGGTTTTATTTGCAGCAATGACGCTTGGTTTGGCATTGCGCTGGTATGTTAGCGGCCACGCACCTTGGAGCGATGCATACGAATCTGTAGTTTATGTTGCTTGGGCAACTATATTCTTTGGTTTGGCATTTGGAAGACGAAGCGATTTAACCGTAGCGGCTACCGCGTTTGCTGGAGCAATTATACTCTGGGTTGCACACGAAAACTGGTTAGACCCTTCAATTGCGAACTTGCAACCTGTTTTAGATAGTTATTGGTTAATGATTCACGTGGCAGTAATTGTTATGAGTTATGGACCTTTTACTTTAGGACTGATTTTGGCAGCAGTTTCACTGTTTCTAATGATTTTCACAACAAAGGGCAACTACAAAAAGATGGAAATCAACATCAGTGAGCTTACCGTTGTAACTGAAATGGCTTTAACCGTTGGTTTAGTTTTACTCACAATAGGAAACTTTTTAGGCGGACAATGGGCTAATGAAAGTTGGGGTCGCTATTGGGGTTGGGATCCAAAAGAAACTTGGGCGCTCATTAGTATTATGATATACGCCTTTGTGATCCACGCCAGATTGGTTCCTGGACTACGCGGTCGTTGGACATTTAATGTTTTGGCGATGTTTGCTTATTCTTCAATTATGATGACTTATTTCGGAGTGAATTTTTACCTAAGCGGCTTACATTCCTACGCAAGTGGTAATGCACCTGCAACCCCTACTTTTGTGTGGTGGATAGCGTTGTTTGCCGTGATTCTTAGTGTTGTATCTTACTTTAGGTATAAGAAGTTCTATGGGAAGAAAAGCAAACCTAAAAAGAAAGCTATTGAATAA